The Heterodontus francisci isolate sHetFra1 chromosome 4, sHetFra1.hap1, whole genome shotgun sequence DNA window AGGGTTTGTTTGCTCATTGAAGATATATACAATTTAATTGCAAATGTTTTATTTTGAAACTGCAAAGGACACAGGGGCCCTGACATTTACTGGGACAGTAGCAAGGAGTATTGTACAAGATGGAGTTTTAACTCCACCGATTGTGTGTTTTACAGGTTGGATGAAGAAAGATCAAAgagttggggtggtagtttacagaTAGGCTTGTTGAGCCTGGAGGAATTACTCCTGCATCACTTGGCCCACAAACAGCACCATTAAGCCTGATGGATCTGGCCCCCTCTCACCTCTCTTAATCTGCCAGGTTTTCCGAGACCCAGAAAACCCAGCCAACATAGATCAAAATAGAATACACAGGTTTCAATGATTAACCCACCTCCCATGGATTGATCTCCTGACCCTCACTTTGCCGGTGTTAAAACCAGGAGCGGGTGggctgggttcctgtttcagactcAGCATTTTGAACTTTCCACCTAACTCAAAGCCCCCTGTTTTCAGGGTTTAAAATTAGTCCAAGATCTCTAAATGGTTGTGTGGAAACTGAAATCAGCACAGTCCATTAAATAACAGTGCATGTGAATTCACACTAACAAAGAGTGAATAATGCCATTGCCTGCATTAGCAAATCACACCATTCACATTCTGTCATGTGAGATTGTCAGCCAAACCAAAATTTCTTTTCATAACTAATGCAGCTAAATTTGGCAATATTTTTGGAACCTTATAGCAGACCAGGTCAAATTAAAAGCAAATATATTGCTAAATCTTTAAGACTATTTCTCTGGATTCAACCTGAAAGGGAATCTATTAAAAATTTGCATAAAACCCAAGCTTTATTACTTCATACCTGAGTCAGTGCAGAGACTCTGTTTTCATTGGGAAACAAAGGAGGGTCATCCCCAACCTGGAAATCAAAATACACGGTTTTGTGTGTGAAGGTGGAAAATTCATTGCTAAAACAGAACTTGTAAGTTCCATTTTTTGCAGCTGTGAAGGTGAAACTGTCATACTGTTTCTTCATCTCTTTGTACAAAACTGCACCATCAGCATCTTCCAACCGACAGTCCACATCGTAATGCCCACCAGTAATGACCTGTTAACACATTAGGGCACAATTTAGGTGCACAAAATTCACAAGTCTCAAACTAAACAAAAATAAGTCAACACAATGCATAAAACCTAAGCTAAAAAAGCTAAAAAAATTATAAAGAAAAGGTTTCACCAACACACCTCATCACCAGAACATATTTTCAGttgaatcagaaaatgctggaaatgttcagcagatcaagcagcatctgtggacagagaaacagtgcTAATGTTTCtggtcaacctgaaacattaatgctgtttttctctccacggatgctgcttgacctgagcgtttctagcattttctgtttttatttcagatttccagcatccgtactaTTTTGCATTTGTTTCAGTTAAGTCAGGTTGTTATAATACTTTAAACCTTTCaagctttaaaaaaaacacaacataATGGATTGTAAGTAATGTATTGAAAAGAAAAGGACAAAATATCATAGCTGATTAGCGCATGGATACTGTTCCAAAGACATCCACACAAGTTCCTGACATCAGGCAAAGCGGCTTGCAAGAGATGTTGAACTTTTTTTGACAAAAACAATTATACACCGCCTTCTGGACAGTAAAAGAATATCACTCAGACCTCCCCAGTAATTTGCTTCAAATTTCAGCCAGAGGCAAGTGAGTGACAGACTAGGGACCCATTCAATAAAAACATTATTTGGAACAGAGAGCAAGGAAGTCCACAAAACATATGTTTCAAGACAACAAATTATCTAATCATGGTGGTATCAGAAATTAAAGATGTATTTTTAAATTGTCCACTATTACATTTTGTACACACATATGTATGATTATAATGAACTGGGCAAATAGTGCATAATTGCACATAGCTTACTGAAAACAGAAGGAGCTTGCATTCATATTTGATAACAATGTCAAATACATCAATATGCAATACATAAATACATGTAATTGTCAGTCCCACAGGTCATAATTTATGCTGAATTATAGGAGGTTTCAGCAATAGACCCATTGAATTTAATTAGGAATTGGATCAAGACTGCCACAATATTTTTCAGGTGCAATGTTTTTCCAATATAAAAACCATATGCATGGAGATCAATTTAATGCTTTATTCAGTCTTGAGATTTAACATCTAGCAATATTGAGAAGAACTCCCCTAACTACATGATGGTCATTTTGGGCTTTCTCTTGCCTCCAGCTCTGTAGGAAAGAAGGTGGCATGCTACAGAAATCCATGGCATGTAACTATAATCATGTTCCTTCACCTTTAAGCAATACCAAATCATGATGAACGCCAGCTCAAAACATGATTTCTAGAGCTATTCAACTCACCCAGCTGGTATCAAAATGGATACGATATTACATCGAGAAACACTACTGACCATTAACATACTGGGGAAACAGATGGTAAACTTAGAAAAATTAATTCTCGTCTCACAAAAGAATGAGGTGATCAGGTGTGAAAGTCAATAAAGCATAGGTGATATGGTTCTTTCTTAGAGATGAAAAAAGCTAAAACAGTTTTACACTTCATTGGAAGTGCCCCACCTCAAGCAAACCCTCCTTGTTCCAATAGAGACTTTTCTGTGGATTAACAAGATTAACTTTTGTCCAATAACACAAAAGTAAAAtaatgcaaatgctggaaatctgaaataaaagcagaaaatgctggaaatactcagcaggtctgggagcatctgttttTGTTCAACTTTTGTCCAATTGTTTCTCCCAAAATTATGTTTTTGTGGAGATCAGAAACTATTTAATTTGAACTGATTTGACTTGTACAATTAACAATAACAATCAGTACACTACATTTAATTTCAGAATGCAATTTTCTTCTATTATATGCATCTGAAGAGACGCACAATTGACCCTCCTTCTTGTATAGTAGCTCCTCTGCAGTGGCCGAAAGGAGGAAAAACAAGCCCCACATCCCATACAACACAGGtagcaacaactacttgcatttatatagtacatttaacatagtaaaatgtcccaaagtgcttgacagcagcattatcaaacaaaatctgacaccaagccacataaggagatattagaacagtttccaaaagcttgatcaaagaggtagatttgaaggagcatcttaaagagagATGgaaaagtttagggaaggaattccaaaacctagggccttggcagctgaagtcacagccaccaatggtggagttcaAGAGGTCAGATTTGAAGGAGCACAGAtacctcagaggtttgtggggccagAGGTGATTAGAGTTAGGGAGCAGCAAAACCATGAAGGGACTTGAAAACAGGGATAAGATTTTCAAAATTGAGGCATTACCTAACTAAGAgcaaatataggtcagtgagctcatggtgttgggtcaATAGGACTAGGTGCAAGTAGGAAACAGACACTAGTTTTGGATGACAAGTTTAGAGGGTAGGAGGCTGGCCATGATGGCACTGGATTGGTCAAGTTtagagtaacaaaggcatggatgaggttttcagcagtagATGTTGAGGCAGGAACAGTGTCAGACAATGTTACAGAAATGGAAGTAGGCATTTAGTGATAATGCAGATATGGTTGGATGATctttgggtcaaatatgacacccaaGGTGGCGAACAGTCACATTCATGCTCAGGTGACAGTAGGAGACATTTATATCATGTCAGTTCATCAACTGTCACTCAAACAATGAATATTGTGTACAAGGAGAAATTTAATGCCAAGCCCTCAactggacttgtaacccagagaATGCTACAGATGTTATGCCTCAAATTACTCAGGGCATACAAAAATATCATACCCCCTCTTTCACACCGATTACTCCTCCCCCCATCACACCCCACCATCACCCCTGGCTCGTTGTGatcaccccatccccccaaccgCCCCGACCATCTATCAACCCCCCGAGCCCGGGCCGGGCCTTACCTGGAACTCCAGCGTGCACTTGGTGCCCTGCACGATGTCCTCGTAGAAACACTGCTTGGCGTTGTCGGGTAACTCGAAAGTGAGCTCGGAGCCGCGGACCAGCGGCACCAGCAGCTGGGCCCACAACAGCTGCAACAACAGCCTGGCCCACATGTCGGCTCGGGCTAGCCTTCCCTGTACGCAGGGACTGGAAGAGGGGCCGTGGGAAGCAGGAGCGAGCCCGCCACCGACTTTCTctgcaaatggatttcaatctgAACCGGTGGCTGCGGCTCCAACTGCTCAAGTGCCCGGATGTTGAGGCACAGGAACCAGACGTGGCAGCGCGGCTCTACCCGGATGTCTGACCTCTCACCCCGTCACCCGAAAGAAACAATGCGCCTGCGCCATTCTGACCATGGAAATGAGCGGAGTAATAACCATTCTGATCTTAAAACTGGCTCTTTTTATTTGACACGGAAAAAAATAAACATAGCTCAGTATCTGTAAGAGGGTTTGAAATAAAGAAACGaaataatttacatttatatagtgcctttcagggcATTCAGTGCTTTATAGAAACATTGAATGGTtacaaagaggccatttggctcgcCTTGACGATGCCGGCTCTCTGCGACAGCAGCTCAGCTAATCCCAGTCCGTCGCCTTTTCCCCAAGACCCATAATTTTTTTCAGactattatctaattcccttttgaaaggcacagtcaaatctgtttccactctccacactctcaggcagtgcattctagatcataaccactcagaatcatagaaaatttaaggcacagaaagaggccatttggcccaacatgtctgtgccagacgaaaaatgatccacctattctaatcccaccttcccacatttggtccgtagccctgcagattatggcacttaaggtgcataaacagactctttttgaatgagttgatggtttctgcctcaactaccttttcaggcagtgagttccagacccccaccaccctctgggtaaaaaggtttttctcatctctgctctaatttttctaccaatcactttaaatctatgccccctagtcaccgatctctctgctaaggtgaataggcccttcaacttcactctatccaggcccctcaacattttgtacatttcaatcagatctcccatcagccttctctgttccaaggaggataatcccagcctatccaatctttcctcaaagctgcatatttccagtcctggcaacatccactgcggcacagtggcgcagtggttagcactgcagcctcacagctccagcgacctgggttcaattctgggtcctgcctgagtggagtttgcaagttctccctgtgtctgcgtgggtttcctccggtttcctcccacatgccaaagacttgcaggttgataggttaattgaccattataaattgcccctagtataggtaggtggtagggaaatatagggacaggtggggatgtggtagggatatgggattagtgtaggattagtataagtgggtggttgatggtcggcacagactcggtgggccgaagggcctgtttcagtgctgtatctctaaactaaactaaagcttctctgtaccctctccggtGCCATTacacctttctgtaatgaagtgaccagaactgcacacagtattcaagttgtggcctaaccaatgagttatacagttccagcataacctccctgaatattttatacctcggctaataaattaAAGGATTCCATACGCTGCGTGAAACAATTTTCCCCGTGtcgcctttggttcctttgccaattgcttcaaatcagtgtcctctggttctcgatccttccgccaatgggaacaatctctttctatccactctgtctagacctctcataattttgaacacctccatcaaattacCTCTCAAACTTCCCTAAGTAGAACAGTCTCAGCTTCGCTAAtccatccaagtaactgaagtctctcagacCCAGGGCCATTCTCGTAAATATTTTCTGTactttctctaatgccttcacatccttcctaaaatatggtaCCCAGagttggatgcaatattccagttgagactgaaccagtgttttacaaagatgCGTCCCAATTttattgcttttgtactcaacgtcTGCAATTATAGAGTCCAGGATCTCGTATgtcttattaaccgctttctcaacctgttctgccaccttcactgatttgtgcacatatatccccaggtccctctgctcctgcacctgctttagaattgtatcctttattttatattgctttcccttgttcttccttccaaaatgtgtcacttcacactttttggcattaaattttatctgccacaacttcaggcgtgacaggggaggggataacagaggaggtggcattgcactgttgatcaaggagtcaattactgcagtaaggggggatgatatcttagaaggttcttcaaatttgGGTAGAActaaaaaacaaaaagggggcaatcacttggctgggagtgtactgcaggcctccaaacagtcagggagagatagaggagcagatatataggcaaatctcagagagatgtaaaaataatagggtaataatagtaagggatttcacccacctaatatcaactgggatttcttttgggcctccttatctcgagagacaatggatatgcgcctggaggtggtcagtggtttgtgaagcagcgcctggagtggctataaaggccaattctggagtgacaggctcttccacaggtgctgcagagaaatttgtttgtcggggctgttgcacagttggctctccccttgcgcctctgtcttttttcctgccaactactaagtct harbors:
- the tmed7 gene encoding transmembrane emp24 domain-containing protein 7 produces the protein MWARLLLQLLWAQLLVPLVRGSELTFELPDNAKQCFYEDIVQGTKCTLEFQVITGGHYDVDCRLEDADGAVLYKEMKKQYDSFTFTAAKNGTYKFCFSNEFSTFTHKTVYFDFQVGDDPPLFPNENRVSALTQMESACVTMHEAMKSVIDYQTHFRLREAQGRSRAEDLNSRVAFWSVGEALILLVVSLGQVVLLRSFFSDRRTTSTRVGS